Below is a window of Ornithodoros turicata isolate Travis chromosome 7, ASM3712646v1, whole genome shotgun sequence DNA.
CATATACCTAGCTGTTCAATCACAGCGGCGGCCGTAGTACTTGTCATTCGCATAACTTCCAGCAACTTCGTGTAGGCGTCAACAACAAGTAGATACGTTCGCCCGTCGACCGGTCCGGCGAAGTCGATGTGAATGGTCTTCCAGGGTTCCGTCGGTCTTGTCCACAGCGGTGGCGGAGCTCGGGGCGGAGAGCGACGATCGACCTGGCATTTGGAGCAGCCGCGTACGAGTTGCTCAATGTCACGATCGATTCCCGGCCACCACATGTAGCTTCGAGCACAAGCTTTCATTGTGACTATGCCCCTGTGTCCGCAATGCACCAGTTTCAAGGCCTGCTCTCGAGCAGCCGGGGGAACCACAACTCTCTTCACCTTCCAGCACAATCACCTTCCGTAGCCAGCTCCCGACGACGTATCTTGTATTGGTCAAAGCCTTGTCCCCGTAACTTGTGAAGGCTACCGTTTCGCAATGCTCTGTGAACTGCTGACAGCATCGGATCTTGCTGAGTCATCTTTTCTAGAGTGTTAGCCGTGAGAACAGGTCCTTCTAACGTGTCCAACAGGACCACGTCACCTGGTCTATACGGTTCATCGGTCATGGATGGCAACGGCAGTCTACTGAAGGCGTCGGCATTTTGGTTTGTGGTGCCCTTCCGATAGCAGAAGTCGTAATCATAGCACCCTAATTTCAGACACCATCTCGTCATCCTTGACGACAGCATTCCAGGCATTGGCTTGTGTTGCCCCATTATGCCAAGCAGCGGTCGATGATCGGTGTATATCTTGAAACTCCTACCTGCGACGTACTGGTGAAATTTTTCTACCGCAAACACCAATGCTAGTCCTTCCCGATCCAGTTGAGCGTAGTTCTGCTCTGCACGTCCCAACGTGCGCGAGGCAAACGCAACGGGCAGTTTGCGGACATCGTCGTCAACTTGTGCAAGCACGGCCCCTACACCGTATGGAGAGGCGTCGCACGCGATTACTAATGGGTTTGTCTCGTCGTAGTGGGCAAGTACAGTACATTCGTTTATCAGCTTCTTGAGGTTTTCGAACGCCGATTGGTGCCTTTTCAGCCACTGCGATTTGTTGCCGTGTTTAAGCAATTCATACAGATCCCTTGCTATGGCGGCGCGGTTTCTCAGGAACCGGTCGTAAAACGACAGCATGCCTAGAAACGCTTTCAATTCGGTCTTGGACTTTGGTGATGGGGCCTGAAGCAATGCCTTGACCTTGTCGTCTGTCGGATGCAGACCTTCTGCATCAATGCGATGTCCTAAGTAAGAAACCTCTGGCAGCGCGAATCACTTCTTCACTTGCACTTGTCTCTTCTTAGGCGAAGGTTCGCCCCTTCCAGCTTACTGAGCACCTGCTCCAGGCGTCTGTTATGTTCATCTATGTCCTTTCCGCAGACAATGACGTCGTCATCCAGGTAAGCGCTTGTGCCTGGAATATCCGCCAGCAAGGTGTCGATGAACCGCTGGAAAATTCCTGGAGCTGCCGATATTCCGAACGGAAGCCTCTTCACCCGGAACAAACCCTTAATCGTGTTAACAGTCAAAATTTCCGCAGCCGCAGTGGTCAATCGGAGCTGCTGATACGCTTGTTTCAAATCCAGCGTAGAAAATATTTTTCCTCCACGAAGTCTGGTGAAGACCTCGGTGGTAGTGGGAAGCGGGTAGGATGATGCCTTGGTCCTCAGGTTAACCGTGCTGCGGTAATCACCACACAGCCGTATGCTgccatcctttttttttcatgacgAACAGCGGTGTAGCCCAGTCCGAGTGCTGTGCCGGCTCCAGCACCCCTTGGGAGACTAACTGGTCGATTTCTTTCTCGACTGTACTTCTAAGAGCGAAGGGGACAGGTCGAGCCTTCAGGAAGCAAGGCGCGGCGTTCTCCTTCAGCTCCAGTGAGACCGGGCCACCCTTGTGACCGTCGATGTTTTCGACAAACACAGTTTCGTACTTCTTTAAAAGGGTGTGCAGCTGGCTTGAGTCCTGAACGTGATGAATACCGCTGACTCTGATGTTCAGCGGCCTGAACCAATCTCGTCCGAGAAGATTACATCCAGTTCCTCTCATGACAGTCAGAGTCAAAATGAAGTCCTTCGTCTTGAACCGCACACGTACTTGAGTCGTGCCTAATGCCCTTAGGCCTTCGCCTGACCATGTTCGTAGACAAGTGGTCTTTTTCTTTAGCTCCGGAGGATTGTGTAGCCACCTTTCCCGATAAGTCTGTTCGCTGATTATCGAGCAAGCTGCTCCCGAATCCACTTCAAAATTGAGGCGCTTTCCTTCTACCTTGAGCGTCACTGTGAATTTGGGAATGTCTGGATGACCTAGTTTATCCCCGACGTGGTTAAGTTGGTAGAGCTCACTGGAGGATGAACTCCGCTCATCATCCGACCCACTAGCAAGGTGATGACTGTCTCCTGCCACTGGCGCTCCATGTTGCTGCTTACAAGCTCTCGCAATGTGGCCCTTTTTGTTGCACCTGTTGCATATGGCATTCTTGAACCGACAGTCCTTTGCCTCGTGATCTCCCAAACAGCGGCCGCACCTTTGTGTTTTAGTCGTCTTCTTCCGATGTCCCGCGGACTTTCTCCGAACGATGTTAACCTGGTCTCGTTCTTGTGCCGACTGCAGCTGACCCTGCTGACTCACTGCTGACTCCGTTGCGAGAGCAATCTTGAAAGCCCGATCGAATGTTACGTCACGCTCCACTAAAAGGCGTTGCTGCAGGTTCTTATCTCGAATACCGCAAATGAAGCGGTCTCTCATCATGACGTCTAGAGGCAACGCTGTGGGCGGTGTCGGCTGCTCCGTCGTTGCCTGTTGCTGTGGTGGGCTATCCCCTGATGCCCTATCTGTCGCCGGCGTCGAAGCTGTACTGCTAATACTGAAATTGCAGTCTCTGCATGGCGATGGCCCTGAGTGCTGTAACATAGTCTGCTATCGTTTCCGTCGGCGCTTGATTACGCTGATGGAATTTGAATCGGCTGAGAAGTTCCGACGGTTTTGGATCGAAGTGTTCGGCGAGACACCTGACGATATCTGAGTACCTCACTTCAGATGGAAGTTGTGGCGCAAGGAGGGCTTTCAGAGTTTCGTATGTAGACTCCCCGCACATTGTAAGCAGCACCGCTCGCTTCTTCTCTGGTGCTGTGATGAGATTGCCCTCACAGTAGAACGTTAGACGTTCTATCCACGTGGACCAACTCATGTCCTCGTTGAACTCGGAGATCCGTCCCAGTGACATGCTTGCCTGTTGTTCGATGTCGTCGTGGGAATGTCCTCACTCGTCGCCAGTGTAAAACCGACTTTTCCGCATAGTAATAAGGTTCAGAACGGAAATAACAACACCTTTATTTCCTGCTTCGTGACCGTAAAAATGTCCCCTTGCAGAACAAGCGCTCGCGCTCCAAATCCATGCAACTTCGTCGTCGCCTTCCAGCTCGACACAACGAAACTCAATAGCAAATACACAACACTTCCTCATGAAACATCCTCCACAGAGGCAGAGCTCTACGCCGTCTATGCAGCATTGTCATACATATCGCGTTCATCAGCGGACAATTGGACCATGGACTGACAGCAGGTCAGCATTACAGATGATAGCCTCATACTGTGCTAATACGATTAACGACATCTGCACAAGGATCGCAAAGCGCTACAATGAGTTACTCGCCTCAGGCCACAGTGTCTGGTTCCAGTGGGTGCCAGGCCATACTGGCCTGCACGGGAACGCATATGCTGATGATGCTGCGCGCAGCGCTCATGAGGAAGGTGAGCTAATTGCATCAGTACCGATGTCGTCGTCCGCAAGCAGAATTCAGGTGAGGCGGCTCTGCGCCCGCTATACACTACACTTCATAGAAAATGCTGTGCCTGAAAACACGTTCCTacactccatcgacccgaagATGGAATTCACGACCACTCTGCGGCTCACCCGAAGGGAAGAAACTATCGTACACCGTTTACGGTTAAACGTAGCCCGAACACCGACGCTGCTATACAAGATGGGCCAAATGAACTCCTAagcatgcgcaacgtgcagtGTGGAAGCAAACACAGCGCATCTACTACTGCACTGCAGACGTTACGACACTGCACGCGACACCCTCAAAGGACGCCTGACTGctctgggacacacacacatagaccttCCTGTATTACTTGGCCCTGTCCGACACTCCCGTCAGTGGTGCGTCACTCGAGCTTTCCTCGACTTTCTCCACAAGGCAGACCTCATGAACAAACTATGAattgacctttcatgtcatctacacatcacgccaccctcatcatcttatatttgtttttacttcatctttattttgtttgaggaatagcaagccgaccttaggtcaggctgacctttccgaaataaacgccCCCCCACCTCTGAATACACCTGAGTCGCGCGCCCGGAAAAACGCAGCCAGCGAAGCGACATGTCAGATTCGTGACATGTCGATTTCTTAAAGCTATAACACCATAAAAGTGATGTGTGTGGCAGTGCGATGCAGGATAAGGCCACCCTTGCATCGATGTTCTTTGTTTACATAGCCTTCCGTGATAAAGTGCTTGCACACGCGTTGCGTACATGACATCAGGATCGACACGCTGCTGGAATGCACCAGCGCTCGAGAGGCtatatcttgatcgttgcagttcatCACACAGGCCGCCCAACAAACGATAAAGGAGCGATGATCGCTGCAGATTCAGCTATTATAAGCAACCACAGTCAACGACCGAACACCGATAAAAAACGCACAACGATCACCTCTGCCAGAATACGTACTGCTGCCGTTCAAATATCATGGCAAACACTCTGTATGTACACTGTTTTAGTGATAATATCAACCATATGTCGCTGAGCTTTTCGTTAACGAATACAGAGGTAGGCCTAACTACCTAACCGCCATCCCGTTCCGCAACAACCTGtagcagcgccagcgccgcctgaacttttcttccgttaaaggggttgagaaaccacatgGATAGACCTTTGTCTCATGCAGAGTCTTTTCGCCTTACTCCACGCACTCCGTACTCAAAGTCCCACCTCCCAcctcttattattttttatgctacaGGGTTTTAAAAATCTCCCATTTTTGAGGCCCCCGCCGACCGTGGCGCCAAACGGTGCCGGGCAGCTCTATGAAGTCGGCGGGAAGTGACGCCTTGACCGGTTGCTCTATGGCTCTACGTCATAGCCCTTCCGCTCATTTCCCTTCGCCACGTCGCGTCCCAGCGCTCGCCGCGGCCCTGTTTACAGGCGTCGTCATGAGAACGGGAACTCCGCACTTCCGTGGCGCGCTCGGtactacgtcataccgagatcggGCGAGGAGGAGGCGAGCCAAGAGTGAAGGGATCTCCTCATATTCAAAGCGCCATAACTCCGTGGCGCGGAAGCGCAGCGTGAAAGGGTTTCGACGGAGATGTTTGGCACCAATAGATCTACATTTCAAACATCATTTTGTGTAATATTTTGATTTtgattcacaacccctttaacagCCTCATAATCAGAATACAAACGGGAGCCTTCCTCTTAGCAGTCCTTCTGTCCtctgctactttctccctcTCCTCAAGTATCACGTGACACTGTGAATAATGAACATGCGTTGCGGTCTTCTGCTGGACCGttcttcatagccggagagatcacgtgatcgattcgATCGATTTAAATCCggcgtcactaaaccaatggtttgtgtcggctggtgaatacggCCTAAATTTTCTGTGGATGAACATGTATTAAGTATATGTTTAGTGCGGGTATCAGGATGCCTAGCAATCTCTAGCCTATCGGTATCACGTGCTCTTATGTTCATTAGCGACATGAATACCGGGACGGGGAGGGGCGGTGATATTGCCGAGTTGTTCGTTCAACGAAAGCGGTAGCAGTGTTCGCTGTACCTAAAACACCTGTGGCCGACTCGTTGTAGACGCTTAACCAGGGTCGTAAGATAGTCCCCGAATTTGTTGGTAAGGTCCTTGTCTTTTAGTGTTGCGCCATCTACTTTTATTTCAAGTCGTGCAGGTACCCCGTCTTAAAGGCTTACTTATTTCACGCCATACGGCATCGCTCCGGGCTCCTGGCTAATAGAAAATCATATCCTACCTCATTGCTCACGTTTAAGATGACAGATTTCATTATCCATGGCGGCACCCAAGAACACAATATCACAGACAGAAGGGAACATGCCATAACAACTTCTACCCTGAACATTTCTTTAAGCAGCGAATATATTAAAGGAACGACCGTTCGGAGATACGGTAAAACGTAGTTAGCAGTCACAAGTCAGCAGCAGGAATCAGCTGCTAATGCGACATTAAGAGTTCTAAATAGTGAATAGCAGACAACTGGTTTTGTAATGTAAATTATTTTCCACGGAGGCAGTAGTCGTGTCATGACTGATTGTTCTTATCCAAGGGTTGCCCTTTCTTCAATTGCCTGGTGAGAGAATATTGGTGCTTGTAGAAGGTGGATAACGTTACTCGTGCGTGGTCTCAGTCTCATTTTTGGCATGCCTCTCGCTGGGGTGTTGCTCCTGGAGTTGCAGAAAGATCAGCCACACAATGAAAGTCACAAGGGCGGCGACCAGCAACACAGCGCCTATGTCCATTTGGTCCTCATCATGTCGACTAGGGAACTTGTCATAAGGTGCTGCAACGGACACTGGAATGGCTGATAACAAAGGTATGGCTTATTTTGAGATAGTTGATAAGTTTAGCAATAAAAAAGATGCAGCGTAGTTACGTAACTGCAGCTACTGGAAGGATAACGATATGTCCAGGATAGAACAACACTTCCAACTCACGTACCTGGTGCGGCATCGCATTTGGATGTATTGCGCTCAACGATTTCTCTATGGGCCGCAGCAGCTGGTTCTTGTATGTTTTGACATTGAACCTCGGGAGAAGTACCAACACTAAAAGGTGCAGTGGGGACTGCTGCACTTGTGGGCTCTACTTCGGGAGGAAGTGCTGCCCCATTGGAGATTGCGCTCGTTGGACCCTGGGGATGGGTAGTAGGGATGGACAGTTCCGGGCTTGCTGGCGAGGAGATGTCTTCGGCTGAGTCTACTCCCTTGTTTCCTTCGTGcttgtgtttcttcttcttgtgctTCTTGTGTTCCTTTTGTCCAGGTGGTGCCAGATCTGAATCAGCTGGAGGGCGATCAAAATTTGTAGCATTTGCATCAGCTTGATCCTTCTCATCATTCATAGCTATACTGGTTATATTTGAAGATATATGACGCAACAGCTCGTAGACAGAACCAGTACGGAAGCAATGCACGTGAAGCTACATATTCTTCTTCGTCGTTCATTTGTTTCCAGGTGGTAGGACAGCGTCGGCACTCAGCAGGTGATGACACATAAAGAGGAGCGGATAATTCTGGTTAGGAATTTCTGGTATAATCGTTCCTTTCTGCACAAAAATCAGCAATACATACAACTCATACATACAATACATACAAGTCATACCAAGCCAACTCACACCAAGACATCTTATACTGCAACAACTGACACCGGTACTGTTAACACCGACTGATACCAAGACAACATATACCGAAACAACCCATACCGGGACAAATCACACCAAGTGAACCCATGTCACACTAATCTCATTCCAATTAAAGTCGCGCCGGGAAAGACCATATGCGGAGAAAATACCACAACATGTAACTTATTGTGAAGGAAATGTAAGAATCCCACAAATAACATTTACTGACGCACACGAAGAGTCGTTGAAGCACGCTAAATGGGGTATAAGAGCTTTTGAAAAGAAATCAAATGGAAATTGTCCCACGCTTACTGTTGATCTGCATATATTGTCCCATCCGCTTAGCAGTGCGTCCCGTCGTCAGGATGTCGCTCCTAGCTTTTCAGGGTATGCCTGGCTGTTCATTCAAATTTGTAATGTTGACTATTGGTTGTTTTAATTATTTCTTGCTTTGATAAATTGGTTGGGTATCGTTTCGCTGTCGTCTCTGtgattgctgttttttttatgtCAGCATAGTTGACTAGTGATAATTGTTGCtatggttgtgtgtgtgtgtgtttgtctatctacatgttcctcTGTTCTGCTCTTCAGTTCATGGATTCGAATAATGTGAGCAGAGAGAAATCATTTCCTTACACCTATTTGTGATAAGTGTGATAAGTGTTCTAATCAAGATAACAAAAAATAACGCTTTTTTTTAGTGATAACGCTCACAATTACGCTTccttgtgacagcaaggtcctTCATTTATGATGTTACTTCATTCATTCGATGGCACTCAATATGGATTTCAGCCTTGGGGAAACCATTGGTTGGGGTGGAGAGAGAGACCTCGCTCGTTTCGAGGAAAGAGGGAAAAGGTATGTGTGAAAGGACGGGAAAGGAGGTGTGCTTGTCCCTATGTGGAGCTCGCCTCGGCTCATGCGCCATTCTACCCTTTCTATGTGTTACTTTGGATTTGTGTGCCTCCAATAGATTCACAAAAAGGAAGTTTTGTAGCATCTGTTAGTTGGGATGAAAATTGTTCTCATAATGCATTTCATGGTCCTCAGTGTTCGCCCAGCTTTGGTCATCAGGATGATATGTCTCTTCCTAAAACTAGTTTTCATTAATGTTATGGTGTGCTTTGTCGCTCTGTTCCTCTGAAGTGTTTCGGTGCTTCAGTTGATAGATTTCAAATAATATAATTATTCCCTTTCTTGTATATGCTCTTTGCATGTTGGTTGAATTATGATAACCTAGAGTGTCTAATGGAGAAAGCACCAGTCGTGGTCCCGCGCATTCGAGGAAACCGGTGTCTGAAAGATCATGATATGTTCGGAAGTGTCTcattgtaattttgattgtcatcatattgaacAAAAATATCATCTTTAATTAAAGTTATGTACCGTCAAATAATTATTGCTAGTTTTGATTTTATACCTCAGATTTTAAAAATAGTTGTGATGTGGAATAACTAATTGCGGTAATGTCTATTCTTGGCATGCAAGGGTGCTTCGATCCATTGAATGTCATATCAATCTATTTAATTGTGTCCAAGGCTAAAATTGTATCGTTCACACGGAAGAAGACCCGAATAGCACAATTTAATTATGTTCTTGATAACTTGTCTATAGAGAGAGTTGAGGTTATCGGTGACCTTGGTGTCTTTTTCGATAGTTCATTGAAGTTCAATCACCATGTTTCGTATGTGTACTCTGCCAGTATGAGATCTCCGGGG
It encodes the following:
- the LOC135400466 gene encoding uncharacterized protein K02A2.6-like; translated protein: MSLGRISEFNEDMSWSTWIERLTFYCEGNLITAPEKKRAVLLTMCGESTYETLKALLAPQLPSEVSISSTASTPATDRASGDSPPQQQATTEQPTPPTALPLDVMMRDRFICGIRDKNLQQRLLVERDVTFDRAFKIALATESAVSQQGQLQSAQERDQVNIVRRKSAGHRKKTTKTQRCGRCLGDHEAKDCRFKNAICNRCNKKGHIARACKQQHGAPVAGDSHHLASGSDDERSSSSSELYQLNHVGDKLGHPDIPKFTVTLKVEGKRLNFEVDSGAACSIISEQTYRERWLHNPPELKKKTTCLRTWSGEGLRALGTTQVRVRFKTKDFILTLTVMRGTGCNLLGRDWFRPLNIRVSGIHHVQDSSQLHTLLKKYETVFVENIDGHKGGPVSLELKENAAPCFLKARPVPFALRSTVEKEIDQLVSQGVLEPAQHSDWATPLTVNLRTKASSYPLPTTTEVFTRLRGGKIFSTLDLKQAYQQLRLTTAAAEILTVNTIKGLFRVKRLPFGISAAPGIFQRFIDTLLADIPGTSAYLDDDVIVCGKDIDEHNRRLEQVLRHRIDAEGLHPTDDKVKALLQAPSPKSKTELKAFLGMLSFYDRFLRNRAAIARDLYELLKHGNKSQWLKRHQSAFENLKKLINECTVLAHYDETNPLVIACDASPYGVGAVLAQVDDDVRKLPVAFASRTLGRAEQNYAQLDREGLALVFAVEKFHQYVAGRSFKIYTDHRPLLGIMGQHKPMPGMLSSRMTRWCLKLGCYDYDFCYRKGTTNQNADAFSRLPLPSMTDEPYRPGDVVLLDTLEGPVLTANTLEKMTQQDPMLSAVHRALRNGSLHKLRGQGFDQYKIRRRELATEGDCAGRGIVTMKACARSYMWWPGIDRDIEQLVRGCSKCQVDRRSPPRAPPPLWTRPTEPWKTIHIDFAGPVDGRTYLLVVDAYTKLLEVMRMTSTTAAAVIEQLETKRFFKANGVEHRTSAPYHPATNGQVKRMVAELKRVLKRDSAGHVDKCLARFMFKQHTTINATTGKSPAAMMFSRELPSPLSALKPSDHRSSMGEDEEEAGSRYALFKPSMRVYIRNFTGGRQWIPGQLLDRMGWRL
- the LOC135399548 gene encoding uncharacterized protein LOC135399548, producing the protein MNDEKDQADANATNFDRPPADSDLAPPGQKEHKKHKKKKHKHEGNKGVDSAEDISSPASPELSIPTTHPQGPTSAISNGAALPPEVEPTSAAVPTAPFSVGTSPEVQCQNIQEPAAAAHREIVERNTSKCDAAPAIPVSVAAPYDKFPSRHDEDQMDIGAVLLVAALVTFIVWLIFLQLQEQHPSERHAKNETETTHE